In Pangasianodon hypophthalmus isolate fPanHyp1 chromosome 3, fPanHyp1.pri, whole genome shotgun sequence, a single genomic region encodes these proteins:
- the cog2 gene encoding conserved oligomeric Golgi complex subunit 2 gives MNLPKGPDSLCFNKDEFMKDDFDVDKFVADCRKRVQLEEMRQDLEHYYRLLKTAMVELINKDYADFVNLSTNLVGMDKALNQLSVPLGQLREEVLSLRSSVNEVIQAIDIQLAKQDDIQKKKVCVLRLMQVVRSVEKIEKILHSQNAQDTSSLETSSPLVAGQILERIATEFNQLQFHAVQSKGMPLLDKVRPRIAGITAMLQQSLEGLLIQGLQTSNVAMVRHCLRTYATIDKTKDAEALVGQVLVKPYMEEVITEQFVKSSPNGLQMMYAKVLEFVPHHCRLLREVTGGTVSSDKADIVPGYDFLVNSVWPETIKGVEGRIPSLFNPGNPDAFYERYCISMDFVQKFERQCGSQASVKRLRAHPSYQSFHNKWNLPVYFQLRYKEIAGYLENATADGLKAAPAGGHYRLQVTDVLWSCVCRCWAEHVYLPPLAHRFWKLTLQLLSRYATFLTEVLTKTPPSETTKEAARPLPSSASSTSSRTSQDADSESGGPTVLSTKQLVFIAADVDQLLEQIPDISNMVKERLQEIGFQNLALVSDALDDSKAALSGCIPTLNSRMTQNLTERSFRFLKNASEVPRLYRRTNKEVPTRASAYMDNALQPLHQLLTDSTGVVKASIIQEWLRVALSDCTHRYFETISDVLSSVRKMEESLKRLKQARKTATTSTAGANAGPSDDSKIRLQLALDVEYLGEQIQKMGLQPSDITMFSALLDLVREARDLATAEPAGS, from the exons ATGAATTTACCGAAGGGACCCGACTCTTTGTGTTTTAACAAAGACGAGTTTATGAAG GATGATTTTGACGTGGATAAATTCGTGGCGGACTGCAGAAAGCGTGTCCAGCTGGAGGAGATGCGCCAGGACCTGGAGCACTATTACAGGCTCCTCAAAACAGCCATGGTCGAgctcatcaataaagattatgCTGATTTCGTCAACTTGTCCACAAATCTT gtggGAATGGATAAAGCTCTCAACCAGCTCTCTGTGCCTCTCGGCCAGCTGCGAGAAGAAGTGCTG AGTCTGAGGTCATCTGTCAATGAAGTTATCCAAGCCATAGACATACAGCTGGCCAAGCAAGATGACATTCAAAAGAAGAAG GTCTGTGTGTTAAGACTTATGCAAGTGGTTCGATCGGTGGAGAAGATTGAGAAAATCTTACACTCCCAAAATGCCCAAGATACCAGTTCTCTCGAAACAAGCAG TCCTCTGGTAGCGGGTCAGATTCTCGAGCGGATCGCCACCGAGTTCAACCAGCTGCAGTTCCATGCTGTCCAGAGCAAAGGCATGCCTCTGCTGGACAAAGTGCGCCCG AGGATCGCTGGTATCACTGCCATGCTGCAGCAGTCTCTCGAGGGTCTGCTTATTCAGGGCTTACAAACATCAAACGTGGCCATGGTGCGTCACTGCTTGCGCACTTACGCCACTATCGACAAGACCAAAGACGCCGAGGCCCTGGTGGGACAAGTCTTAGTCAAACCATACATGGAAGAg GTCATAACTGAACAGTTTGTGAAGTCCAGCCCTAATGGCCTTCAAATGATGTACGCGAAGGTTCTGGAGTTTGTGCCTCATCATTGCCGACTGCTCCGGGAGGTCACAGGAGGGACCGTTTCTAG TGACAAAGCTGACATTGTTCCTGGATATGACTTCCTTGTTAACTCTGTCTGGCCGGAGACCATTAAAGGCGTTGAAGGCAGAATCCCTTCTCTTTTTAATCCTGGCAATCCAGACGCTTTTTACGag AGGTACTGCATTAGCATGGACTTTGTGCAGAAGTTTGAAAGGCAGTGTGGATCTCAGGCGAGTGTAAAGAGACTCCGAGCACACCCGTCCTATCAAAGCTTCCACAACAAGTGGAACCTCCCTGTGTACTTTCAGCTGCG GTACAAGGAGATTGCTGGATATCTGGAAAATGCCACTGCAGATGGATTAAAAGCAGCTCCAG cgGGGGGCCACTACCGGCTACAGGTGACTGACGTGTTATGGAGCTGTGTATGCAGGTGTTGGGCAGAGCACGTCTACCTGCCCCCTCTCGCTCACCGATTCTGGAAGCTAACGCTGCAGCTCCTCTCACGTTATGCCACCTTTCTCACTGAG GTCCTAACAAAAACCCCACCTTCAGAAACCACCAAAGAAGCCGCAAGACCTCTCCCAAGCTCTGCCTCCTCCACGTCGAGCCGCACCTCTCAGGACGCAGACAGCGAGAGCGGTGGTCCTACAGTCCTGTCCACCAAACAGCTTGTTTTCATTGCTGCTGATGTGGATCAGTTACTGGAGCAG ATTCCTGACATCTCTAATATGGTGAAGGAGAGATTGCAGGAAATTGGATTCCAAAACCTTGCACTTGTGTCAG ATGCCTTGGACGACTCTAAAGCAGCTTTGTCCGGATGCATCCCAACACTGAACAGCAGAATGACTCAGAACCTGACAGAGAGGAGCTTCCGCTTTCTGAAAAATGCATCAGAAGTTCCCCGACTTTACAGAAGGACCAATAAG GAGGTGCCCACCAGAGCCTCAGCTTATATGGATAATGCTCTGCAACCCCTACATCAGCTGCTCACTGACTCCACAGGAGTGGTGAAGGCCTCCATCATCCAGGAGTGGCTCCGTGTTGCACTTTCAGACTGCACACACAG ATATTTTGAAACCATATCTGATGTGCTGAGCTCTGTGCGGAAGATGGAGGAGAGTCTGAAGAGGCTGAAACAGGCGAGAAAAACTGCCACAACAAGCACAGCAGGAGCCAACGCTGGGCCCTCAGATGATAGCAAGATCCGTCTGCAGTTGGCCCTGGATGTGGAGTACCTTGGAGAGCAG ATTCAGAAGATGGGTCTCCAGCCGAGCGACATCACCATGTTCTCCGCTCTGCTGGACCTGGTGCGGGAGGCGCGGGATCTCGCCACAGCAGAGCCGGCTGGCTCCTAG
- the agt gene encoding angiotensinogen, whose translation MKLFLLMLTCFAMGMANRVYIHPFSLLDSGDVACEVTNSKDKGPLETTHSLTAIQDSMEPDPRPAIKELKNLTQWTAVVAELQNSQGLRMYQALSRKQENINVLFSPYTAFGTLVTLYLGTSKSTASDYQQFLGLLWNTEKPGCAKVINGQKVLRALKAISSLIDGPQDELRTLVWTFVSSDADLSKDFVHGIQEFSDTSFIRTVNFSQPKEAEAQVNSFIQKTSHSKVENLFKDVSQSTNLLFASSVHFKGNWRTAFQPEKTTMQEFRIDEKSTVKVPLMTHTGDYMHLSDPDKKCTVVKLGLSKRTYMLLVLPSEGARLQDIENQLQTDTISKWHKHLKEQYLELSLPKFSMTAVTDLRSLLSDMALDKLLLGSDANFQRLSTKDNFTVDKVINKVIFEMSEEGKEVPNKSQDERVPLRVTVDRPFLFTIVEGHTNAILMLGRVLNPNL comes from the exons ATGAAACTGTTTCTTCTAATGCTTACCTGCTTTGCAATGGGAATGGCTAACCGTGTGTATATCCATCCCTTCTCCCTCCTTGACTCTGGTGATGTAGCCTGTGAGGTCACCAACAGTAAAGACAAGGGGCCTTTAGAGACCACTCATTCTCTGACTGCCATTCAAGACAGCATGGAGCCGGATCCCCGGCCTGCAATCAAAGAACTAAAGAACCTCACCCAATGGACCGCTGTGGTGGCTGAACTTCAGAACTCTCAGGGCCTGCGAATGTATCAGGCACTGAGCCGCAAGCAAGAGAACATTAATGTACTTTTCTCTCCTTACACTGCCTTTGGTACCCTGGTAACTTTGTACCTTGGAACCTCCAAGAGTACTGCCAGTGACTACCAGCAATTCTTGGGACTCCTCTGGAATACTGAGAAGCCTGGTTGTGCAAAAGttataaatggacaaaaggtACTGCGTGCACTTAAAGCCATTAGTTCATTAATCGATGGACCTCAAGATGAGCTCAGAACCCTTGTATGGACCTTTGTAAGCAGCGATGCCGACTTGTCCAAGGACTTTGTGCATGGCATTCAAGAGTTTTCAGACACCTCTTTTATTCGAACAGTGAACTTCTCCCAGCCCAAAGAAGCCGAGGCACAAGTCAACTCATTCATTCAGAAGACATCCCACAGCAAGGTTGAGAACCTTTTTAAAGATGTCAGCCAGTCAACAAACCTGCTGTTTGCAAGCTCCGTGCATTTTAAAG GGAACTGGAGAACAGCCTTTCAGCCTGAAAAGACAACCATGCAAGAGTTCCGGATTGATGAGAAGTCCACTGTGAAAGTACCACTCATGACACACACTGGTGACTACATGCACCTCAGTGATCCTGACAAGAAGTGCACTGTAGTCAAACTTGGCCTTAGCAAGCGGACCTACATGCTATTGGTGCTACCCAGTGAGGGAGCCAGACTGCAAGACATTGAAAATCAGCTACAGACAGACACCATATCTAAATGGCATAAACATCTAAAGGAGCA aTACCTGGAATTGTCCCTGCCTAAATTCTCAATGACAGCTGTGACTGACCTGAGATCACTGTTATCCGATATGGCTCTTGATAAGTTACTGCTGGGTTCTGATGCCAACTTTCAGAGACTCAGCACCAAGGACAATTTCACTGTCGACAAG GTGATCAACAAAGTCATTTTCGAGATGTCTGAGGAAGGAAAGGAGGTTCCAAACAAGTCTCAGGATGAGAGAGTTCCTTTGAGAGTCACTGTGGACAGACCCTTCCTTTTTACCATTGTAGAGGGCCACACTAATGCAATACTCATGCTGGGAAGGGTACTGAACCCAAACCTGTAA